CTTCCGAGGCTCCGCTCTGCCCGCAAACCCGGCGGCCTAACCATGCAGCCTCTCTCGCATCCATCTCTACTGGCATCTTTTTCAGTACAGTCATCACCGCTCCCGCGAAGTGTGAATCCATCACAGCGATGCACGCTCGAGGGGCCACCCCAAGAGCGGCCCCCAACTCCTCCTTACCCATAGCCTGCATCCATGCGATGCCGACCTCTGCGGCCAAACTCTGCAACTTCGTAACCGAGTTCGTCGACGCGTCAGCCGCGCTCAGAATTAACCGGGCTGAATGGCGTTTTACGGCCGATTCCACCGCCTCGGCGCCTGAGGCAATCTTACGGGCCCGACGCGCAAGTCCAAGAAGCGCGGCAACCTTGCGTAAGATACGTTCTCGGATCAACGCCTCAAGAGCCTCTACGGTCATCGGTGCGAGCGTTACCTTCAGGCAGCGCGCAAACTCACCCCTTCTTACCGCCAGCTCCAGGCATGCGTGACGTGGACAGACATATACCCCGCGACCAGAGCCACCGTCCAGATCCACGCCCAGCCTCCCGCCTGGGACAAGATGTATGCGAATAAGCTCTCTCTTCGGCCGGCTGATGCGGCAGGCGACACAAGAGCGGAAGGGCGGAGAGATCACCTATTCCGTATCTCTCGAGGCAAGAACAGCCTTCGCAGCCTCAATCAATTTGTGGGCTGTCTTAGGGCCAATCCCCTCTACATGGACCAAGGTTTCTTCCGACGCATCGGCCAGTTTCCCGCAACTGTCGAGTCCGGCTTCGATCAGGCGGCCGATCAACTTTTCCCCTACACCAGACAACCCCGCCAACTGCGGAGCAGCACCAGTAGAGCTCTCCACTGCCGGCGCCGCGGCTTCGCCCTCCGGCTTGATCCGCTCTTCCAACTCTTTCTGAACCTCACCCCGACCCTTCACATCCACTTTCCATCCCAGCAGCTTGGCCGCCAAACGAGCGTTTTGTCCTCGTTTCCCAATGGCCAAAGAGAGCTGGCCGTCAGCAACCAGCACATGGAGGATATGGGTCTCCTGAGCAACTTCGACGCTCTCAATCTCGGCTGGGGCGAGCGCACTCCGGACAAAGGCTGCCGGATCGTCCTTCCAGGCGATTACGTCGATCTTCTCACCCATCAACTCCCTGACAATAGCCTGAACTCGACTGCCACGATATCCGACGCAGGCCCCTACCGGATCTACGTTGTTGTCTCGTGATGCCACAGCGACCTTGGCGCGTTCACCCGCGTCCCTGGCAACTGCCTTAATCTCCACGATCCCCTCGTAGATCTCAGGAACCTCGATTTCAAGCAGCTTAGCCAAGAGACCAGGGTGCGTTCGTGAAAGGATAATCTGAGATCCCCGTGGCA
The nucleotide sequence above comes from Candidatus Methylomirabilis tolerans. Encoded proteins:
- the nusA gene encoding transcription termination factor NusA, whose product is MAIDLLQVIEQVGREKEIDSAVLIEAVGAAILSASRKTLGAALDLRVEFDQRSRCFALYAVRKVVEKVVNPHVEISIDEAQRINPGVQSGEEMKSEVKTKEFGRIAAQTAKQVIIQRVKEAERESVFQAYKARVGELVGGVVQRVAKGNVIINLGKAEAILPPREQLPREDYRVGDRVRAYILDVKKLPRGSQIILSRTHPGLLAKLLEIEVPEIYEGIVEIKAVARDAGERAKVAVASRDNNVDPVGACVGYRGSRVQAIVRELMGEKIDVIAWKDDPAAFVRSALAPAEIESVEVAQETHILHVLVADGQLSLAIGKRGQNARLAAKLLGWKVDVKGRGEVQKELEERIKPEGEAAAPAVESSTGAAPQLAGLSGVGEKLIGRLIEAGLDSCGKLADASEETLVHVEGIGPKTAHKLIEAAKAVLASRDTE
- a CDS encoding DUF448 domain-containing protein gives rise to the protein MISPPFRSCVACRISRPKRELIRIHLVPGGRLGVDLDGGSGRGVYVCPRHACLELAVRRGEFARCLKVTLAPMTVEALEALIRERILRKVAALLGLARRARKIASGAEAVESAVKRHSARLILSAADASTNSVTKLQSLAAEVGIAWMQAMGKEELGAALGVAPRACIAVMDSHFAGAVMTVLKKMPVEMDAREAAWLGRRVCGQSGASEGLGVIRRGND